DNA sequence from the Candidatus Deferrimicrobiaceae bacterium genome:
GGGATGCTGATGGCCGCCGCACGTCTCGACATCCCCTCCATCGTCCTGACCGCGGGCCCCATGCTCTCCGGCAGGATGGGGGACAGGCGACTCTCGCTCGTGTCGGACACCTTCGAGGCGGTCGGGCGCTTCCAGCGCGGGGAGATCGACGCGAAGATGCTGCGCCATCTCGAGGCCGAGGCGTGTCCGGGGGAGGGGTCGTGCCAGGGGCTCTACACCGCCAATACGATGGCGTGTTTGACCGAGACCCTCGGGATGTCCCTGCCCGGGTGCGCGACCGCACTCGCCGGGATGTCCAAGAAGCGCCATCTCGGGTACGCGACCGGGCACCGCATCGTGGAGCTGGTTCGCAAGGGGGTCACCCCGCGCAGGATATTGACGCGCGCCGCCTTCGAGAACGCCATCCGGGTCGACCTCGCGCTCGGGGGATCCTCCAACTCGGTGCTGCACCTTCTGGCCATCGCCCACGAGGCGGGAGTCCCCCTCCCCCTGGCCGAGTTCGACCGGCTGTCCCGCCAGACGCCGCAGCTCACCACGGTGACCCCGGCGGGCCCCCACATGATGGAGGACGTGGAGTTCTCCGGCGGGATCCCGGCGATCCTCAACCGGCTGTTGCCCAAACTGAAGAAAAACCCGACGGTGTCCGGCGAGGACATCACCGCGATTGCCCGCAGGGGGCGCGTCACGAACGACGGCATCATCCGGAAGGTCTCCGCCCCCGTGCGGCCCGAAGGAGGGATCGCCATCCTCACCGGAAACCTCGCTCCGGAGGGCGCGGTGATCAAACAGTCGGGCGTCGATCCCGGGATGTTCACCTTCCGGGGAAAGGCCCGGGTCTTCGACTCCGAGGAATCCGCGATGGCGGCGATCATGGGGGGGAAGATCCGCCCGGGCATGGTCGTGGTGATCCGGTACGAGGGGCCGAAAGGGGGGCCGGGAATGCGCGAGATGCTCTCCCCCACGTCGGCGATCATGGGGATGGGGCTGGGAACCCGGGTGGCTCTCATCACCGACGGGCGGTTCTCCGGAGGGACGCACGGACCGTGCATCGGCCACGTGTCCCCGGAGGCGATGGAGGGGGGGGCGATCGCCTTCGTGAAGGACGGGGACGGGATCGTCCTGGACATTCCGAAGAGGAAGCTCACGCTGGACGTCCCGGCGGCCGAGCTTGTCCGCCGGAAGAAAACCTGGAAGGCCCCGCCGCCGAAAATCCGGACGGGGTATCTGGCGCGGTACGCCAAGCTGGTGAGCTCTGCGGGCACCGGGGCCGTGGTCCGGTAAGGGGAATGACATGAAGATGACCGGTGCGGAAATATTCGTCAAGGCGCTCGAGGATCTCGGGGTGGACATCGTGTTCGGGTACCCCGGAGGGGCGGTGCTGAACATCTACGACGCACTGTTCCAGAACACGAAGATCAGGCACCTGCTTGTCCGCCACGAGCAGGGCGGCGTGCACATGGCCGACGGGTACGCCCGCGCCTCGGGAAAGACCGGCGTCTGCCTGGTGACCTCGGGCCCCGGGGCGACGAACACCGTCACCGGGATCGCGACGGCTTACATGGACTCGATCCCCATCGTCGTCTTCTCCGGCCAGGTGCCGACCCTCATGATCGGCAACGACGCGTTCCAGGAGGCCGACATCGTCGGGATCACCCGGCCCTGCACCAAGCACAACTACCTGATCAAGCAGGGGAAGGACCTGGCGCGTATCATCCGGGAGGCGTTCTACATCGCCTCCACCGGCCGCCCGGGGCCCGTGCTGGTCGACATCCCGAAGGACGTTCTGGCCGGAACCGCGGAATACACCCTCCCGAAGGAGGTGAAGCTGCGGGGGTACCACCCCACCTACGAGGGCCACCAGAAGCAGGTGGAGAACGCCGTCCGCCTGCTGCTCGAGAAGGAGCGCCCCGTTTTCTACAGCGGGGGAGGGGTCATCCTTTCCGGCGCCTCCTCTTTCCTCACGGAGTTCTCCCAAATCCTCGGGATCCCCGTGACGACCACGCTCATGGGGTTGGGCGGTTTTCCGGGGACCGATCCGCTCTCCCTCGGGATGCTCGGGATGCACGGCACCTACCGGGCGAACATGGCGATCTCGAACAGCGACGTGATCCTCGGCCTCGGGGCGAGGTTCGACGACCGGGTCACCGGGAAGATCGACGAGTTCGCCCCGGGGGCGAAGATCATCCACGTGGACATCGACCCGACCTCGATCCAGAAGAACATCCCCGTGAACATCCCGATCGTGGGGGATCTGAAGGACGTGCTCCGGAAGATGATCAAGCTCGTCAAGGGGACGAAGGAAGCCGCGCAGTACCGGAAGAAGATCGCCCCGTGGCGGGACCAGATCGAGAAGTGGAAATCGACTTACCCGCTCGCCTACAAGCAGGGAAAGGGGAGAATCAAGCCCCAGTACGTGGTCGAGCAGATCTACCAGATCACGAAGGGGGACGCGATCATCACCACCGAGGTGGGGCAGAACCAGATGTTCGCAGCCCAGTACTACCTGTTCGACAGGCCGCGGACCTTCCTCTCCTCCGGGGGGCTGGGGACGATGGGGTACGGGCTCCCGGCGGCGATCGGGGCGCAGGTGGCGATGCCGGACAAGCTGGTGGTCGACATCGCGGGCGACGGCAGCATCCAGATGAACATCCAGGAGCTGGCCACCGCCGTCCAGTACCGCCTCCCCGTGAAGGTGGTGATTCTGAACAACGGTTCGCTGGGGATGGTGCGGCAGTGGCAGGAGCTGTTCTTCCAGGGGAAGCTTTCCCATACGTGCCTTCCCCAGGTGCCCGATTTCGTCCGCCTGGCCGAAGCCTACGGGGCGTTCGGATTCCGGGCGACCAAGGCCGGGGAGGTCCCGGATGTCCTCCGGAAAGGATTCGCCGCGCCCGGCCCGGCCCTCATCGACATCGTCACGGATCCGAACGAGATGGTCTACCCGATGGTGCCCGCGGGGGCGCCTCTCACGAAGATGCTGCTCGTTTGACCTGGCAGGGGGGGAGTCGATGCGCCATACCATTTCCGTTCTGGTGGAAAACGAATTCGGGGTCTTGAGCCGCGTCGCGGGCCTGTTTTCCGGCAGAGGGTTCAACATCGAGTCGCTGACCGTCGCGGAGACGCTGGACCCGACGGTCTCCCGCATGACGATCGTGACCTCCGGCAACGACCAGATCATCGAGCAGATCCTGAAGCAGCTCAACAAGCTCATCTCGGTCATCAAGGTGATCGACCTGACGGACACGGACACCGTCGACCGCGAGCTGGTGCTGATCAAGGTGAACGCGGAAGCCGAGACAAAGCCCGAGGTGCTGCGCCTGGTGGACATCTTCCGCGCGAAGATCGTCGACGTCGCGCCGCGCTGCTACACGATCGAGATGACGGGCGACGAGGAGAAGATCAACGCGCTGCTTCAGTTGCTCAAGCCGATCGGAATCCGCGAGATCGTGCGGACGGGCCGGGTGGCCATCGCCCGGGGGATGTAACGAACGAGAGGGGAAGAGCCGGTTGAACCCATATCGCCCGGGGAGGGGATGACGATGGTCCGGATCTATCGGGAAAAGGATGCCAGGCAATCCGTTCTGAAGAAGAAGAAGATCGCGATCCTGGGGTACGGGAGCCAGGGGCACGCGCACGCGAACAACCTGAGGGAGAGCGGAATGGACGTCGTCGTGGGCGAGCTCCCCGGGTCGGAAAACGCGGGGAAGGCGAAGAAGGCCGGGTTCCCGGTCGTGGACGCCGCCGCCGCCACGGGGAAGGCCGACGTCGTCGCCATGCTTCTTCCCGACGAGCTCCAGGGGGAGATCTACCGGAGCTCCGTCGGCCCGAACCTGAAGAAAGGGGCGTACCTCATGTTCGCCCACGGGTTCAACATCCATTACGGGCAGGTCGTCCCCCGGGCCGACGTGAACGTGTTCATGGTGGCCCCGAAAGGCCCCGGCCACCTCGTGCGCGCGCAGTACGAGAAGGGGGAAGGCGTACCCGCCCTCATCGCCGTCCACCAGGACCCCGCCGGGGACAGCCGGGGCATCGCGCTCGCGTACGCGAGCGCCATCGGGTCGACCCGCGCGGGGGTGATCGAG
Encoded proteins:
- the ilvC gene encoding ketol-acid reductoisomerase, translating into MTMVRIYREKDARQSVLKKKKIAILGYGSQGHAHANNLRESGMDVVVGELPGSENAGKAKKAGFPVVDAAAATGKADVVAMLLPDELQGEIYRSSVGPNLKKGAYLMFAHGFNIHYGQVVPRADVNVFMVAPKGPGHLVRAQYEKGEGVPALIAVHQDPAGDSRGIALAYASAIGSTRAGVIETSFREETETDLFGEQAVLCGGVTALILAGYETLVEAGYSAEMAYFECLHELKLIVDLIYEGGISTMRYSVSNTAQYGDLTRGPRVINAETKAEMKRMLEEVQNGSFAREWILENRANRPVFNALTRRGDEHPIEEVGRRLRAMMPWIAKGRLVDRTKN
- the ilvN gene encoding acetolactate synthase small subunit, which encodes MRHTISVLVENEFGVLSRVAGLFSGRGFNIESLTVAETLDPTVSRMTIVTSGNDQIIEQILKQLNKLISVIKVIDLTDTDTVDRELVLIKVNAEAETKPEVLRLVDIFRAKIVDVAPRCYTIEMTGDEEKINALLQLLKPIGIREIVRTGRVAIARGM
- the ilvB gene encoding biosynthetic-type acetolactate synthase large subunit — protein: MKMTGAEIFVKALEDLGVDIVFGYPGGAVLNIYDALFQNTKIRHLLVRHEQGGVHMADGYARASGKTGVCLVTSGPGATNTVTGIATAYMDSIPIVVFSGQVPTLMIGNDAFQEADIVGITRPCTKHNYLIKQGKDLARIIREAFYIASTGRPGPVLVDIPKDVLAGTAEYTLPKEVKLRGYHPTYEGHQKQVENAVRLLLEKERPVFYSGGGVILSGASSFLTEFSQILGIPVTTTLMGLGGFPGTDPLSLGMLGMHGTYRANMAISNSDVILGLGARFDDRVTGKIDEFAPGAKIIHVDIDPTSIQKNIPVNIPIVGDLKDVLRKMIKLVKGTKEAAQYRKKIAPWRDQIEKWKSTYPLAYKQGKGRIKPQYVVEQIYQITKGDAIITTEVGQNQMFAAQYYLFDRPRTFLSSGGLGTMGYGLPAAIGAQVAMPDKLVVDIAGDGSIQMNIQELATAVQYRLPVKVVILNNGSLGMVRQWQELFFQGKLSHTCLPQVPDFVRLAEAYGAFGFRATKAGEVPDVLRKGFAAPGPALIDIVTDPNEMVYPMVPAGAPLTKMLLV
- the ilvD gene encoding dihydroxy-acid dehydratase: MRSDRTKKGWERMPHRALYCAAGVPQAAMGKAFIGVATSFTDLVPGHVGMRALERVVENGVHAAGAYPFLFGVPAVCDGIAMGHRGMHYSLPLRELIADMIESVAEAHALDGLVLLTNCDKITPGMLMAAARLDIPSIVLTAGPMLSGRMGDRRLSLVSDTFEAVGRFQRGEIDAKMLRHLEAEACPGEGSCQGLYTANTMACLTETLGMSLPGCATALAGMSKKRHLGYATGHRIVELVRKGVTPRRILTRAAFENAIRVDLALGGSSNSVLHLLAIAHEAGVPLPLAEFDRLSRQTPQLTTVTPAGPHMMEDVEFSGGIPAILNRLLPKLKKNPTVSGEDITAIARRGRVTNDGIIRKVSAPVRPEGGIAILTGNLAPEGAVIKQSGVDPGMFTFRGKARVFDSEESAMAAIMGGKIRPGMVVVIRYEGPKGGPGMREMLSPTSAIMGMGLGTRVALITDGRFSGGTHGPCIGHVSPEAMEGGAIAFVKDGDGIVLDIPKRKLTLDVPAAELVRRKKTWKAPPPKIRTGYLARYAKLVSSAGTGAVVR